In Nitrososphaera sp., the following are encoded in one genomic region:
- a CDS encoding ATP-binding protein has product MSEYSIPSELSAWTLQKIEALLHIQDIENETFDFKGQGPWGGNKVPPDLENDFCAFANSEGGTIVLGIDENKSQVHGKTPFYKNGFDIEMADKIGQAIASKAYNVDPTPTFELKRIDDGKKFYMAIKIDTEDFNKPYQVRGSCVYYIRLGSSSKPAIRSIVTNLYSKLRERVSDVQTLMISAAAAKTALLQTALAIRDNGTTTSSVIPPIDLSLFKQAVMKTEWFLQKEELYGNFFEGVRMEGMVTHLYSLETLNTYIEVFNRMTTSSSKEEIVIRIRDWEYEKTSWSEVSNYLAEVVRACDKFIKAKT; this is encoded by the coding sequence ATGAGCGAGTATTCTATCCCATCTGAGTTGTCTGCTTGGACGCTCCAAAAAATCGAGGCGCTTCTGCACATCCAAGATATCGAGAATGAAACTTTTGATTTTAAGGGACAAGGGCCTTGGGGAGGCAACAAGGTGCCTCCGGATCTAGAAAATGATTTTTGCGCTTTTGCAAATTCAGAAGGTGGGACAATAGTCTTGGGGATAGACGAAAATAAGAGTCAGGTTCATGGGAAGACTCCTTTTTATAAGAATGGTTTTGATATTGAAATGGCCGACAAGATTGGACAAGCTATCGCGAGCAAAGCATACAATGTTGACCCAACCCCCACTTTCGAGCTCAAGCGAATAGATGATGGCAAAAAATTCTATATGGCAATTAAGATAGATACTGAAGACTTCAACAAGCCCTATCAAGTGAGAGGTTCTTGCGTTTATTACATTAGGCTCGGAAGTTCGAGTAAACCGGCTATCAGATCCATAGTAACCAATCTCTACAGCAAGCTTCGAGAGAGAGTAAGTGATGTTCAGACTCTCATGATATCAGCCGCGGCAGCAAAAACGGCTCTCTTGCAGACTGCACTCGCGATAAGGGATAACGGTACAACCACGTCTTCCGTGATTCCTCCGATTGACCTGTCTTTGTTCAAGCAGGCAGTAATGAAGACAGAGTGGTTCTTGCAGAAGGAAGAACTGTACGGAAATTTTTTTGAGGGTGTGCGTATGGAAGGTATGGTGACACATCTTTATTCCCTTGAAACGTTGAACACATACATTGAAGTTTTCAACCGAATGACAACCTCGTCAAGCAAGGAGGAAATTGTGATTAGGATACGAGACTGGGAATATGAAAAAACTTCATGGTCGGAAGTGAGTAATTATCTGGCTGAAGTCGTACGAGCCTGCGACAAGTTCATTAAGGCTAAAACGTGA
- a CDS encoding pYEATS domain-containing protein has product MDKEGVKISYKPADEDREDKRLFAPEQKVGSFLTRGQYTLPERNLSYRHIRLFINAQDKNIEDKILKVVYELPTDFLQNKATVNDRSSDFSLELAVKEVKFEVKAKIFWREKSRSPTTLDTTVNLD; this is encoded by the coding sequence TTGGACAAAGAAGGCGTAAAAATTAGCTATAAACCAGCAGATGAAGATAGGGAAGACAAGAGGCTATTTGCTCCAGAACAAAAGGTGGGCTCATTTCTCACTCGCGGTCAATACACTCTTCCTGAGCGAAATCTTTCATATCGTCATATCCGATTATTTATTAATGCACAGGACAAGAATATTGAGGACAAAATCCTGAAGGTAGTCTACGAACTGCCTACTGATTTTCTGCAGAACAAAGCCACCGTGAATGATAGATCATCGGATTTCTCTTTAGAGCTAGCTGTTAAGGAAGTGAAATTCGAGGTCAAAGCTAAAATATTTTGGCGCGAGAAAAGCCGGTCACCCACCACGCTCGACACCACAGTCAACTTGGATTGA
- a CDS encoding SIR2 family protein translates to MGLLSSDYYPRLCDRLKYYIENVKTTAYDERTIELDAEEFIDWAYHIADRPVITTDSSSFSNRLLYAGAIGEAWYFVWDIVRHFSVAHNPHSNNYQRIIESFPDNPFTVITTNYDTLFESIAVQKGFTYDYLLSEKASFEKNEIPIAKIHGSINWLNKFDSLASFGGVSGVKKLLEKVAPVIHSNKTWSQLRIPSALEICNYSLSSLLRSGMDYDEPVIIPPLGNNKDFEKNAEYKRVWNMAEGYLKRCSDLVIIGSSLRPEDKRFCEAIASNVKTNTKLTGVNRNRAPVTRLAQMLRVEEDKIDFCPSFEEYTETL, encoded by the coding sequence TTGGGATTACTATCCTCTGATTATTATCCTCGGTTATGCGACAGGCTGAAGTACTATATCGAAAATGTCAAGACTACAGCATATGATGAACGGACCATCGAACTTGACGCTGAAGAGTTTATTGATTGGGCTTACCATATCGCAGATAGACCTGTAATTACGACAGACTCCAGCTCATTTTCTAACCGTCTCTTGTATGCTGGCGCCATAGGTGAAGCATGGTATTTTGTCTGGGACATAGTAAGGCATTTCTCAGTTGCGCATAACCCACACTCGAATAATTATCAAAGAATTATTGAAAGTTTTCCGGACAACCCGTTCACAGTCATAACGACCAATTATGACACTCTGTTTGAGAGTATAGCAGTACAGAAAGGATTTACATATGATTACCTTCTCTCAGAGAAAGCCAGCTTTGAGAAGAATGAAATACCAATAGCAAAAATACATGGCTCAATTAACTGGCTCAACAAATTTGATAGCTTGGCTTCCTTTGGCGGGGTTAGTGGTGTAAAAAAGCTTCTAGAGAAAGTCGCCCCGGTAATCCATTCAAATAAGACATGGAGTCAACTTAGGATTCCAAGTGCATTAGAAATATGCAACTATTCTCTTTCTTCGTTGCTAAGGTCAGGAATGGATTATGATGAACCGGTGATTATACCACCACTCGGCAATAATAAGGACTTTGAGAAGAATGCAGAGTATAAGCGAGTCTGGAATATGGCTGAAGGTTATCTGAAAAGATGTTCGGATCTAGTAATTATCGGAAGCTCGCTGCGGCCAGAAGATAAAAGATTCTGCGAAGCAATTGCAAGTAATGTCAAGACAAATACAAAATTAACAGGGGTAAATCGAAACAGAGCTCCAGTCACTCGGCTTGCTCAGATGCTAAGAGTTGAAGAAGACAAAATTGACTTCTGCCCATCATTTGAAGAATACACTGAAACCTTATGA